In Strigops habroptila isolate Jane chromosome 6, bStrHab1.2.pri, whole genome shotgun sequence, a single genomic region encodes these proteins:
- the SLC35D3 gene encoding solute carrier family 35 member D3, whose amino-acid sequence MGRWRGRARGVAVAVAHGLCSGSLNILLKFLLARYHFAFLTLLQCLSSAAAALGLEALRRRGLAALPPFGPRLARPFAAVAALATLQSTLTLWSLRGLSLPMYVVFKRCLPLVTLLTGALVLRDGMPSPGVLVAVLITTCGAALAGAGDLTGDAMGYVTGVLAVLIHAAYLVLIQKTSIDSEYGPLTAQYAIAVSATPFLIICSFASMDSINVWSFPGWKDPAMVCIFIACVLISCAMNFTTLHCTYINSAVTTSFVGVVKSIATITVGMVAFNDVEPTKLFIAGVVVNTLGSVIYCVAKYIETRRQSNYEDLEKEAREEEGKSQAGDQALFAMEAISHEKGAEEAAVEGSATGDSQSGEEEDGTEKPAKGPVIQEKATGTQEVNRSSLKDAYLGVWRLVRGANYIKKDYLIENEELPNP is encoded by the exons ATGGGCCGGTGGCGGGGCCGTGCGCGGGGCGTCGCGGTGGCGGTGGCGCACGGGCTGTGCTCGGGCTCGCTGAACATCCTGCTGAAGTTCCTGCTGGCCCGCTACCACTTCGCCTTCCTGACACTGCTGCAGTGCCTcagcagcgcggcggcggcgctggggcTGGAGGCGCTGCGGCGGCGGGGGCTGGCGGCGCTGCCACCCTTCGGGCCCCGCCTGGCGCGCCCCTTCGCTGCCGTGGCCGCCCTGGCTACTCTACAGTCCACTCTCACCCTCTGGTCGCTGCGCGGCCTCAGCCTCCCCATGTACGTCGTCTTCAAGCGCTGCCTGCCCCTCGTCACCCTCCTCACCGGTGCCCTGGTGCTCCGCGACGGCATGCCCTCGCCCGGCGTCCTGGTCGCCGTCCTCATCACCACCTGCGGCGCCGCGCTGGCCG GAGCTGGTGACCTGACCGGGGATGCTATGGGCTATGTGACAGGCGTGCTGGCTGTACTCATACACGCTGCCTACCTGGTGCTCATTCAGAAGACCAGTATAGATAGTGAATATGGACCCCTCACAGCTCAGTACGCCATTGCTGTGTCAGCCACCCCTTTTCTCATCATTTGCTCCTTCGCCAGCATGGATTCCATCAATGTCTGGTCCTTCCCAGGGTGGAAGGACCCTGCCATGGTATGCATCTTTATCGCTTGCGTCCTGATTAGCTGTGCCATGAACTTTACCACCCTTCACTGCACTTACATTAACTCGGCTGTGACCACCAGCTTTGTAGGGGTGGTGAAGAGCATAGCAACCATCACGGTGGGCATGGTGGCATTCAATGATGTGGAGCCCACAAAGTTATTTATAGCTGGTGTTGTGGTCAACACCTTGGGGTCTGTCATTTACTGCGTGGCCAAGTACATTGAGACCAGACGGCAGAGCAATTATGAGGACCTGGAGAAAGAAGCTagagaagaggaggggaaaagccAGGCAGGTGACCAAGCACTGTTTGCGATGGAGGCAATTTCCCATGAGAAGGGggctgaagaagcagcagtggaagGATCAGCCACAGGGGACAGCCAGAGTGGAGAGGAAGAGGACGGCACTGAGAAACCTGCCAAGGGACCAGTGATCCAGGAAAAAGCCACTGGCACGCAAGAAGTGAACAGGAGCTCACTGAAGGATGCCTATCTTGGAGTATGGAGGTTGGTGAGGGGTGCTAATTATATAAAGAAGGATTATTTGATAGAAAATGAAGAGCTACCAAACCCTTAA